DNA from Amycolatopsis sp. DSM 110486:
GCAGTGCAGCGGCGGCGAAAGCTCCGGTTCCGGGCACGGACTCGGTGAACGAGCCCGTCCAGCGCAGGTCCGTGCCGCCCGCGGTGTTCGGGGTGAAGAACACCTCCGCGCGGTAGTCGCGCACCGGCCCGGAGCCGTCGAAGGTGTAGACGTGGCGCCGGTCGGGCTCGTACTCCACCGTCTTCTCCCGCAGCAGCACCGGCCACAGTCCCACCTCGCGGACGGCGCCGACGCCGTTGGGATCGTCGTCACCCCGCCGCGCCCAGCGCGCCTGCACGATCAGCGGCCGGCCCCACTTCGACCACAGCGGACCCTCGGTTTCCAGGCGGAACAGGACTTCCGGCGGCGCCGTACTGACGCGGTTGACCTCGAACGAGTACGTGCGGCCCGGCATCGTCGGCCCCTTCCGTCTTGTTGACAGGGTGATAATTAACCCGAGACGCTCAGCGTAGGTCAAGATGGGTGCGTGAGCCGCCCCGACTTCGCCGCGCCGCACTGGCTGGTCCAGCTCCTCCGCTCAAAACCGGTCCCGGTCCCGTGGAACATGGTCGCCCGCGCGGTCCTCGCGCTCGCCACCCCACTGGCCGTCGCGTACGCGGCCGGCGACATCGGCGTGGGTGCCCTGGTTTCCACCGGCGCGCTGCCCGCCGTGTTGTCCGAGGCCGCCGGGCCGTACCGCTACCGCGCCCGCCGGCTGGGCGGCGCGACGCTCGCGGCGGCCGGCGGCTACCTCGTCGGCCTGCTCACGGGCGCGGTGCCGGCGTGGTCGATCCCGGCGATCGTGGTGATCGCCGCGGTGTCGGCGCTGATCAGCGCGGCCGGCAGCAACGCGTCGGTGGCGGCGCTGCAGATGTTCGTCTTCTGCGTGCTCGGCACGGCGCAGCACGCGACGGGCCTGAAGGTCGAAGAGCTGTTCGGCTACTTCTGCCTCGGCGCGGCCTGGAGCCTGTTCGTGGCGCTGGTGACGTGGACGGTCCGCGGCACGAGCCCCGAACGCACCGCCGTCGCGCAGGTCTACATCGAGCTCGCCGCGATGCTGTCGGCCACCGACGAGCCGACGTCGCGCGTCGCCCGCAACCAGCTCACCACGGCCATGAGCACCGCGTACGACCGTCTGCTCACCGCGCGCTCGTGGCTCTCGGGCCGCGACGCCGCGTACCGCGAGTTGCTGAACCTGCTGTCCGCCACCACTCCGGCCGTGGAGGCGTCCGTCGCGATGGTCAACGCGGGGCACCGGCCGCCGCCCGAGGTCATCGACTACCTCACCGGCGCGGCCGCGTCCGTGCTCGCGACCCAGCCGCTGCCCGCGCCGCCGCCGATGCCCGAGGACGACCTCGACCCGGTCGAGTCCGCGCTCTACGCCGGCCTCGCCCGCATCGAGAAGGGCGACAACCGGCAACGACGTGCGCCCGCCTCGCCGTATCAGCGT
Protein-coding regions in this window:
- a CDS encoding SRPBCC family protein, encoding MPGRTYSFEVNRVSTAPPEVLFRLETEGPLWSKWGRPLIVQARWARRGDDDPNGVGAVREVGLWPVLLREKTVEYEPDRRHVYTFDGSGPVRDYRAEVFFTPNTAGGTDLRWTGSFTESVPGTGAFAAAALRGAIRILSAQLVKAADSGR